The Terriglobus tenax genome contains a region encoding:
- a CDS encoding response regulator transcription factor produces MSANETIHDLDPAEGQHGASSGIRVILADSQAIYRVGMRKIFAVEDDIRVVAQAESLPNLYQALQRYPTDVVLLEGQMIAGTIDAIPELVKRAPNAKIIVQVVETDEANTVELYRRGVRGVVARSISPDLLVKCVRKIAAGETWIDNQSINWVIEAYRAQATTLTNPKVQPRLSPKEISIISCITRGMRNKEIAYQLGTTEQVIKNYLRKIYDKLGVSDRLELALYCLHHQLLKKYMQDGDVPAAEGAVHPIEIVAAN; encoded by the coding sequence ATGAGTGCAAACGAAACGATCCACGATCTGGATCCAGCGGAAGGACAACACGGGGCGAGTAGCGGCATCCGGGTGATTCTGGCAGACTCCCAGGCGATCTACCGCGTAGGGATGCGGAAGATTTTCGCGGTCGAGGACGACATCCGTGTGGTGGCGCAGGCAGAAAGTCTGCCAAACCTGTATCAGGCGCTGCAGCGTTATCCGACCGATGTTGTGCTGCTGGAAGGGCAGATGATTGCCGGGACCATTGATGCGATTCCCGAGCTGGTCAAGCGCGCGCCCAACGCAAAAATCATTGTGCAGGTGGTGGAAACCGACGAGGCCAACACGGTGGAGCTGTATCGCCGTGGGGTACGTGGCGTGGTGGCCAGGTCGATCTCCCCGGATCTGCTGGTGAAGTGTGTCCGCAAGATTGCGGCGGGTGAGACCTGGATCGACAACCAGTCGATCAACTGGGTGATTGAGGCGTACCGGGCGCAGGCCACGACGCTGACCAACCCGAAGGTACAGCCGCGTCTGTCGCCGAAGGAGATCTCGATCATCTCCTGCATTACGCGTGGCATGCGCAACAAGGAGATTGCTTACCAGCTTGGCACGACCGAGCAGGTAATCAAGAACTATCTGCGGAAGATTTACGACAAGCTGGGCGTGAGCGACCGCCTGGAGCTGGCGTTATACTGCCTGCATCACCAGCTGCTGAAGAAGTACATGCAGGATGGGGACGTTCCCGCGGCTGAGGGAGCGGTGCATCCTATCGAGATTGTGGCGGCGAATTAG
- a CDS encoding DUF4254 domain-containing protein yields the protein MSAPILNASAIAAQQDQHTRDWHLPASPQATPAEPFAALLAQLHRANFDLWHEEDRARDPNASSDQIAITKRAIDILNQRRNDVVEQLDRALLDALAPLGLPRPEAALHSETPGLILDRLSILALKIFHTQEQIDRTGITAEHRARNQQRLATLTEQRTDLAGCLDALWSDVLAGQRRFKLYRQLKMYNDPTLNPVLYTRGNS from the coding sequence ATGTCCGCACCGATACTTAACGCCTCCGCCATCGCCGCCCAACAGGATCAGCACACCCGCGACTGGCATCTGCCCGCTTCTCCGCAGGCCACACCGGCTGAGCCCTTCGCCGCCCTGCTCGCGCAACTCCACCGCGCCAACTTTGACCTGTGGCACGAGGAAGACCGCGCCCGCGACCCCAACGCCAGCTCGGACCAGATCGCCATCACCAAGCGCGCCATCGACATCCTGAACCAGCGCCGTAACGATGTCGTCGAACAACTGGACCGCGCCCTGCTCGACGCGCTCGCTCCGCTCGGTCTCCCCAGGCCAGAAGCCGCCCTGCACTCCGAGACGCCCGGTCTTATCCTCGACCGGCTCTCCATCCTCGCGCTCAAGATCTTCCACACGCAGGAGCAGATTGACCGCACCGGCATCACCGCCGAGCACCGTGCACGCAATCAGCAGCGGCTTGCCACCCTCACCGAGCAGCGGACTGACCTTGCCGGCTGCCTCGATGCTCTATGGTCCGACGTCCTCGCCGGCCAGCGCCGCTTCAAGCTCTACCGCCAGCTCAAGATGTACAACGATCCCACCCTCAATCCCGTTCTCTACACCCGCGGGAACTCGTAG
- a CDS encoding RidA family protein, with the protein MTRRWFAALAGTAVLAPVSRAAVKAGKRIFAANPNATPKPPYSPAVAYGDVLYVSGKASYNAPNPKDIRSCVTYAFDQVEAELKNAGSSMDKVLKVQVFLRNMDDYAAMNEIFSARFATNPPARTTVAAIIPRDSLVEIDVIAAL; encoded by the coding sequence ATGACTCGTCGCTGGTTTGCAGCCCTTGCAGGAACCGCCGTCCTTGCCCCCGTGAGCCGTGCCGCCGTCAAGGCCGGCAAGCGTATCTTCGCCGCCAACCCCAACGCCACACCCAAGCCGCCCTACTCGCCGGCCGTGGCCTATGGCGATGTGCTGTACGTCTCGGGCAAAGCCTCCTACAACGCACCGAATCCGAAAGACATCCGTTCCTGCGTCACCTATGCCTTCGATCAGGTCGAAGCCGAGCTGAAGAACGCCGGCTCCTCCATGGACAAAGTGCTGAAGGTGCAGGTCTTCCTCCGCAACATGGACGACTACGCCGCCATGAACGAGATCTTCTCAGCGCGCTTCGCCACCAATCCACCGGCCCGCACCACCGTCGCCGCCATCATCCCGCGCGACAGTCTTGTGGAGATCGACGTCATCGCCGCGCTGTAA
- a CDS encoding acyltransferase family protein produces the protein MKKVRLAFKIDMKGSSPTVMSASRESESVSQRSQLETATIGASARTAPRFEWLDGLRAYAIIGVILVHSGQRVWVDGYATGASIWLERISELGQYGVQLFFVISAITVFYTLGRFDFRPGEFGGWLIKRYFRIAPLYYIAIAGYLLLGLLGNFLRSHSHKAVLPIFTPTDAIANFLFIQTWVEHANNNVVPGGWSIGVEMMFYLIAPLCCFMVKQRGWGPYFLSVLAVASVGISLVLAHGAIANNTYFYYWFPTQLPVILCGLVLCQICASWIFTEKSNPHGATVTAQAVSPIAFVLAACCGPLLHWDDAFAPLLLGVSFSGVAILARGPLRSAVTNRMAVWLGRLSYSIYIIHFAVLNFVGMVEFKLPILRSIPDLLTLALIILITLAVSIPFAILLRNAVEEPGIRLGRKISSALHT, from the coding sequence TTGAAGAAAGTCCGTCTTGCCTTCAAAATAGACATGAAAGGTTCATCTCCGACCGTGATGAGTGCTTCTAGAGAGAGTGAATCGGTGTCGCAACGCTCTCAGCTTGAGACTGCAACAATCGGGGCTTCAGCCCGGACCGCTCCGCGTTTCGAATGGCTTGATGGGCTTCGCGCCTACGCCATTATCGGGGTGATACTGGTTCACTCAGGACAGCGGGTCTGGGTAGATGGCTACGCAACCGGCGCATCCATTTGGCTGGAACGGATTTCAGAACTGGGGCAGTACGGGGTTCAGCTATTCTTCGTAATTAGCGCAATTACCGTTTTTTATACGCTTGGTCGCTTTGATTTTCGCCCCGGGGAGTTTGGCGGCTGGCTGATCAAACGCTATTTTAGAATAGCTCCGCTGTACTACATCGCCATTGCTGGCTACCTGTTGCTTGGTCTTCTTGGAAACTTTCTTCGCTCCCACAGCCATAAGGCAGTTTTGCCAATTTTTACACCAACAGATGCAATCGCCAACTTCCTGTTTATCCAGACTTGGGTTGAGCATGCGAATAATAATGTCGTTCCTGGCGGCTGGTCAATTGGTGTGGAGATGATGTTCTATCTCATTGCACCTCTCTGTTGCTTCATGGTGAAACAACGCGGATGGGGTCCTTACTTCCTTTCAGTTCTTGCCGTTGCGTCTGTCGGCATAAGTCTAGTTCTGGCACATGGAGCTATTGCCAATAACACGTATTTCTACTACTGGTTCCCGACCCAGCTTCCTGTCATTCTGTGTGGTTTAGTGTTATGCCAGATTTGCGCATCGTGGATCTTTACAGAAAAATCGAATCCGCACGGCGCAACTGTGACTGCGCAGGCCGTGAGTCCCATAGCGTTTGTTTTGGCTGCTTGTTGTGGGCCGCTGCTGCACTGGGACGATGCATTTGCACCGCTTCTTTTGGGTGTTTCGTTCTCTGGCGTTGCTATTCTCGCGCGTGGTCCGCTACGGTCAGCTGTCACCAATCGAATGGCTGTGTGGCTCGGGAGATTGAGCTACAGTATTTACATCATCCACTTTGCGGTGCTGAATTTCGTTGGTATGGTTGAATTCAAACTTCCGATTTTAAGGTCTATTCCTGACCTTCTAACCCTTGCTTTGATCATTCTCATTACCTTGGCGGTAAGTATTCCATTCGCAATACTCTTACGGAATGCTGTTGAGGAACCAGGCATTCGGCTTGGCCGGAAGATATCGTCCGCACTCCATACATAG
- a CDS encoding glycosyltransferase family 9 protein, with protein sequence MTPNHDVKRVLVYRLGSLGDTLVALPSLRLIARAFPNAERRMLTNWPVSSKAPAAAAVLGPTGLIHEYMRYTVGTRSPLALAKLAWEIRRYNPDVLVYLAAGRGVKNARRDAAFFRVAGVKTIVGLPLTEDMQRNRLDENGIYEPEAAKLARNIDALGDARLDEAGSWELELVPAEIDKAGALMEALGDRKVIAVSVGTKVQAKDWGPENWRGLMAQMGAAYPGYGLALAGAPEESAVSEAAADGWRAAGGGPVVNLCGKLTPRESAAAFARAEVFVGHDSGPMHLAAAVQTPCVAIFAARNKPAVWFPYGPGHRVVYHKVDCWGCGLETCIVEKKKCLMSITVDEVMNEVRAALA encoded by the coding sequence ATGACTCCAAATCACGATGTGAAGCGGGTACTGGTTTACCGTCTGGGAAGCCTTGGGGATACGCTCGTCGCACTGCCGAGCCTGCGCCTGATTGCACGTGCCTTTCCGAATGCGGAACGGCGGATGCTGACCAACTGGCCGGTGAGCAGCAAGGCTCCGGCGGCAGCGGCGGTGTTGGGGCCGACAGGGCTGATCCACGAATATATGCGTTACACGGTGGGGACGCGCAGTCCGCTGGCGCTGGCGAAGCTGGCGTGGGAGATCCGCCGCTATAACCCGGATGTGCTGGTGTACCTGGCCGCGGGGCGCGGTGTGAAGAATGCCAGACGCGATGCCGCATTCTTTCGCGTGGCGGGTGTGAAGACGATTGTGGGACTTCCTCTGACCGAGGACATGCAACGGAACCGGTTGGACGAGAACGGCATCTACGAGCCGGAGGCGGCAAAGCTGGCGCGGAATATCGATGCGCTGGGCGACGCTCGCCTGGATGAGGCGGGAAGCTGGGAGCTGGAGCTGGTTCCGGCAGAGATCGACAAGGCCGGTGCGCTGATGGAGGCGCTGGGCGATCGCAAGGTGATTGCGGTGAGCGTGGGTACCAAGGTGCAGGCCAAGGACTGGGGCCCGGAGAACTGGCGCGGGCTGATGGCGCAGATGGGGGCGGCGTATCCGGGCTACGGGCTGGCGCTTGCGGGAGCTCCTGAAGAGAGCGCGGTGAGCGAGGCTGCGGCCGATGGGTGGCGCGCGGCCGGCGGTGGACCGGTGGTGAACCTGTGCGGCAAGCTGACTCCGCGGGAGAGCGCGGCGGCCTTTGCGCGGGCTGAGGTGTTTGTGGGGCATGATTCCGGGCCGATGCACCTGGCGGCGGCGGTACAGACGCCGTGCGTAGCGATTTTCGCGGCTCGTAACAAGCCGGCGGTATGGTTTCCATATGGGCCGGGGCACCGGGTGGTCTATCACAAGGTGGATTGCTGGGGCTGTGGCCTGGAAACCTGCATTGTGGAGAAGAAGAAGTGCCTGATGTCGATCACCGTGGATGAGGTGATGAACGAGGTTCGGGCTGCCTTGGCCTAG
- a CDS encoding Gfo/Idh/MocA family protein, translating into MFLRSSAMAAAGAVTLRSLHAQTARIKSPNDTIQLALIGAGSQGQGDTRWAVQVPGVKLVAVADCYDGRLAHSKEVWGNDLFTTRDYREILARPDIDAVLIATPDHWHKQAAVDAMKAGKDVYLEKPMIHIYEDGPEIIKTAKETGRILQVGSQRVSSVAYAKAKELLASGAIGKLNSVSARWDRNSSIGAWNYTVPLDASPETCDWPRFLGSAPKHAWSAERFFQWRKWNDYGSGVAGDLFVHLFSGTHFITGSNGPTRAMATGAIRYWKDGRDANDVLQALFDYPEGFNLSLRVNFVNGGEESEGFLFTGDEGTMEIAGQTVTVTRVPHEKEPGFTVGTFTEAMQKQTTAEYRKKYPLTHPEGAPQQTVQKFAAEKGYSDSYDHFKNFFDSVRSRRQPVEDATFGFRAAGAALLANRSVEKGTMVHWDPVKMQLG; encoded by the coding sequence TTGTTTCTTCGTTCTTCTGCCATGGCTGCCGCGGGAGCGGTGACATTGCGTTCGCTGCACGCACAGACGGCGCGCATCAAGTCGCCAAACGACACGATTCAGCTTGCGCTGATTGGCGCTGGAAGCCAGGGGCAGGGCGACACGCGCTGGGCCGTGCAGGTTCCTGGAGTGAAGCTGGTGGCCGTGGCTGACTGCTATGACGGCCGCCTGGCGCACAGCAAAGAGGTGTGGGGCAATGACCTGTTCACCACGCGCGACTACCGCGAGATCCTGGCGCGTCCTGACATTGACGCTGTCCTGATCGCAACGCCCGACCACTGGCACAAGCAGGCCGCGGTGGACGCCATGAAGGCGGGCAAAGATGTGTATCTCGAGAAGCCGATGATCCACATTTACGAAGACGGTCCGGAGATCATCAAGACGGCGAAGGAGACGGGCCGCATTCTGCAGGTGGGCAGCCAGCGCGTCAGCTCGGTGGCCTATGCCAAGGCGAAGGAGCTGCTGGCCTCGGGTGCGATTGGCAAGCTGAACTCGGTGTCCGCGCGCTGGGACCGCAACTCGTCGATTGGGGCGTGGAATTATACGGTTCCCCTGGATGCCAGCCCGGAGACCTGCGACTGGCCGCGCTTTCTTGGCTCGGCCCCGAAGCATGCGTGGAGCGCGGAGCGATTCTTCCAGTGGCGCAAGTGGAACGACTATGGCTCGGGCGTCGCGGGCGATCTGTTTGTCCACCTGTTCAGCGGAACGCATTTCATTACCGGTTCCAACGGGCCGACGCGGGCAATGGCGACCGGCGCGATCCGCTACTGGAAGGACGGGCGCGACGCCAACGATGTGTTGCAGGCGCTGTTTGACTATCCGGAGGGCTTCAACCTGAGCCTGCGGGTGAACTTTGTGAACGGCGGCGAGGAGAGCGAAGGCTTTCTGTTCACCGGAGACGAAGGCACGATGGAGATTGCCGGGCAGACGGTGACGGTGACCCGCGTTCCGCATGAGAAGGAGCCGGGCTTTACCGTGGGCACCTTTACCGAGGCGATGCAGAAGCAGACGACGGCGGAGTACCGGAAGAAGTATCCGCTGACGCACCCGGAGGGCGCTCCACAGCAGACGGTGCAGAAGTTTGCGGCGGAGAAGGGCTACTCGGACAGCTATGACCACTTCAAGAACTTCTTTGACTCAGTACGCAGCCGGCGTCAGCCGGTGGAGGATGCGACCTTCGGTTTCCGGGCAGCGGGAGCGGCTCTGCTGGCGAATCGCAGCGTAGAGAAGGGAACGATGGTTCACTGGGACCCGGTGAAGATGCAGCTTGGGTAG
- the hldE gene encoding bifunctional D-glycero-beta-D-manno-heptose-7-phosphate kinase/D-glycero-beta-D-manno-heptose 1-phosphate adenylyltransferase HldE encodes MLPQVHEVLGLLEGGFSGLRVLVVGDIMLDRYIHGEVERISPEAPVPVLRHAQRYERAGGAANVAMNLAGLGVKATLAGFWGADREREELMALLDKDGVNHAPVVTGSLPTISKTRIVARTQQMLRLDIESHKKPMPEEMQRLIDSSVASVAQADAVILSDYAKGALSEELCHAVIRAARDRAIPILVDPKSRDLGKYSGATTVCPNLGELSQATGVSIHELDELLHAAEKQVVEHEFEYLTVTMSEKGIRVIRPGYTYHSPARAREVFDVSGAGDTVIATLAASLAGGLKIESAIELANLAAGIVVGKVGTVPIAAHELVELLTPSQNLRSDERVLDRERIRHRVEEWRAAGETIVFTNGCFDLLHVGHITLLEDCRKFGTKLVVGMNTDASVQRLKGPTRPIVGEKERAHVMAALAAVDAVVLFDEDTPMELIQELKPSVLVKGGDYRVETVVGHEVVLAAGGRVEIVPTVEGFSTTNIVKKLTGGC; translated from the coding sequence ATGCTTCCGCAGGTTCATGAAGTGCTGGGCTTACTCGAGGGCGGATTTTCCGGTCTTCGCGTTCTGGTTGTCGGTGACATCATGCTGGACCGCTATATCCATGGTGAGGTGGAGCGGATTTCCCCTGAAGCGCCGGTACCGGTGCTGCGCCATGCACAGCGGTATGAGCGTGCAGGCGGTGCGGCCAATGTGGCGATGAACCTGGCCGGTCTGGGCGTGAAGGCGACGCTGGCGGGTTTCTGGGGTGCGGACCGCGAGCGGGAAGAGCTGATGGCCCTGCTGGACAAGGATGGCGTGAACCACGCGCCAGTGGTGACCGGCAGCCTGCCGACCATCTCCAAGACGCGCATTGTGGCGCGCACGCAGCAGATGCTGCGGCTGGATATTGAAAGCCATAAGAAGCCGATGCCGGAAGAGATGCAGCGGCTGATTGATTCGTCGGTGGCGTCGGTGGCGCAGGCGGATGCGGTGATCCTGAGCGACTATGCCAAGGGTGCTCTGTCGGAGGAGCTTTGCCATGCGGTGATCCGCGCGGCGCGGGACCGTGCAATTCCCATCCTGGTGGACCCGAAGAGCCGCGACCTGGGCAAATACTCCGGTGCGACGACGGTATGTCCGAACCTGGGCGAGCTGTCGCAGGCAACGGGTGTCTCGATTCACGAGCTGGATGAGCTGCTGCATGCGGCCGAAAAGCAGGTCGTGGAGCATGAATTCGAGTACCTGACGGTGACGATGAGCGAGAAGGGTATCCGCGTGATTCGCCCGGGGTACACATATCACTCGCCGGCGCGGGCGCGCGAGGTCTTTGATGTCTCCGGCGCGGGCGACACGGTAATTGCCACGCTGGCGGCAAGCCTTGCGGGCGGGCTGAAGATTGAGTCTGCCATTGAGCTGGCGAACCTGGCGGCGGGCATCGTGGTGGGCAAGGTGGGCACGGTGCCGATTGCGGCGCATGAACTGGTGGAACTGCTGACGCCGAGCCAGAACCTGCGTTCGGATGAGCGGGTACTGGACCGCGAGCGGATCAGGCATCGTGTGGAAGAGTGGCGCGCCGCGGGCGAGACGATAGTTTTCACCAACGGCTGCTTTGACCTGCTGCATGTGGGCCACATCACGCTGCTGGAGGACTGCCGCAAGTTCGGCACCAAGCTGGTGGTGGGTATGAATACGGATGCCAGCGTGCAGCGCCTGAAGGGACCGACGCGACCGATTGTCGGGGAGAAGGAGCGCGCGCATGTCATGGCGGCGCTGGCCGCGGTCGATGCGGTGGTGCTGTTCGATGAGGACACACCGATGGAGTTGATCCAGGAGCTGAAGCCGAGTGTTCTGGTGAAGGGTGGCGACTATCGCGTGGAGACGGTGGTGGGGCATGAAGTCGTGCTTGCCGCAGGTGGCCGCGTGGAGATTGTGCCGACGGTCGAGGGCTTCTCGACAACCAACATTGTGAAGAAGCTGACAGGCGGCTGCTGA
- a CDS encoding tetratricopeptide repeat protein, with the protein MATSKTPPANNIRRMPRTIAAQPAPDAARQQALEQFSTAVQLMQSGKFDKALAAFDKLLPTAPFELGDRIRTFRIACAKQTEKATAKFASEEERCDFAVVLLNDGNYADAREHFNEILKKNPQSDFALYGLSVLSAITGDFTACLEHLTVSISLNPHRRIQARSDSDFQDMADDPRFTELLYPEP; encoded by the coding sequence ATGGCCACAAGCAAAACCCCACCCGCGAACAACATACGCCGCATGCCTCGCACCATCGCCGCACAGCCCGCCCCCGACGCTGCACGCCAGCAGGCCCTCGAACAGTTCTCCACTGCCGTTCAGCTCATGCAGTCCGGCAAGTTCGACAAGGCTCTTGCCGCCTTCGACAAGCTGCTCCCCACCGCGCCCTTTGAGCTCGGCGACCGCATCCGTACCTTCCGTATCGCCTGCGCCAAGCAGACGGAGAAGGCGACAGCAAAGTTCGCCTCCGAGGAAGAACGCTGTGACTTCGCCGTGGTCCTGCTGAACGATGGCAATTATGCCGACGCACGCGAGCACTTTAACGAAATTCTGAAGAAAAACCCGCAAAGCGACTTCGCTCTCTATGGCCTGTCCGTACTCTCGGCCATCACCGGCGACTTCACCGCCTGCCTGGAGCACCTGACCGTCTCCATCAGCCTGAATCCGCATCGACGCATCCAGGCCCGCTCCGACTCCGACTTCCAGGACATGGCCGACGATCCGCGCTTTACAGAACTGCTCTATCCCGAGCCATAG
- a CDS encoding 3-keto-disaccharide hydrolase, translating into MKKLFSIPMHFGAAALMLMAPLAVSQAPAGGPPPGFNPRGSGPYDYADNTGFTPLFDGKTLKGWDGDTALWSVKDDSIYIHPSCEHPTGTVYLIWQGGEPGDFILKYDFKGTERVNGGMQFRSYLSAKPTGTVYPPRPQMAPRPPAAAAGAAGQPPRPAGPPRQPACANPGTPPSKESQAKWDLFGPQADFDAPNMWSGMFYEQGGRSIISPPGHVVLAEPGKPTLVTATVAEKAQLTEWFKKDDWNTFMIVAKGNTVQIFMNGHLTTSFTDLDPKYFRASGKLGIEVESTGEYWVKNVYLKELK; encoded by the coding sequence ATGAAGAAGCTGTTTTCGATTCCTATGCATTTTGGCGCCGCGGCGCTGATGCTGATGGCCCCGTTGGCCGTCTCACAGGCTCCGGCGGGCGGACCACCGCCGGGATTCAATCCCCGTGGTTCGGGGCCGTATGACTATGCCGACAACACAGGATTTACGCCGCTGTTTGATGGCAAGACCCTGAAGGGATGGGACGGCGATACCGCCCTGTGGTCGGTCAAGGACGACTCGATTTACATTCATCCCAGCTGCGAGCATCCGACGGGTACGGTGTACCTGATCTGGCAGGGTGGTGAGCCGGGTGACTTCATCCTGAAGTATGACTTCAAGGGCACGGAACGCGTGAACGGCGGCATGCAGTTCCGCAGCTACCTGTCGGCCAAGCCGACGGGCACGGTGTATCCGCCTCGTCCGCAGATGGCGCCTCGTCCTCCGGCCGCTGCTGCAGGTGCTGCCGGCCAGCCTCCTCGTCCGGCGGGACCGCCGCGTCAGCCGGCGTGCGCCAACCCCGGAACGCCGCCGAGCAAGGAGTCGCAGGCTAAGTGGGATCTGTTTGGACCGCAGGCGGACTTCGACGCGCCGAATATGTGGTCGGGCATGTTCTATGAGCAGGGTGGCCGCTCGATCATCTCGCCGCCCGGACACGTGGTTCTGGCTGAGCCGGGTAAGCCGACGCTGGTGACGGCGACGGTTGCCGAGAAGGCGCAGCTGACCGAGTGGTTCAAGAAGGACGACTGGAACACCTTCATGATCGTGGCCAAGGGCAACACGGTGCAGATCTTCATGAATGGCCACCTGACGACCTCGTTCACCGACCTGGATCCGAAGTACTTCCGCGCGAGCGGCAAACTGGGTATTGAAGTGGAGTCGACCGGCGAGTACTGGGTGAAGAACGTGTATCTGAAGGAACTGAAGTAA
- a CDS encoding PilZ domain-containing protein — protein MSYLPPSFALTKDPVRTAVRFPLRLQVSLQTPEGALDAVTENVSASGLLLVAHWLPAVDTKVEFTMAMPSAIMGTTSDVKVHCVGRVVRHQQYEAEQKAAVVIDEYSLEAS, from the coding sequence ATGTCCTACTTGCCTCCCAGTTTTGCTCTGACCAAAGACCCGGTGCGCACCGCCGTACGGTTCCCGCTGCGTCTCCAGGTATCCCTGCAAACCCCGGAAGGTGCTCTGGACGCGGTGACGGAAAATGTTTCCGCCAGCGGCCTGCTGCTTGTGGCCCATTGGTTGCCTGCAGTCGATACCAAAGTGGAATTCACAATGGCGATGCCTTCGGCCATCATGGGAACGACTTCTGACGTCAAGGTTCATTGTGTGGGCAGGGTAGTCCGCCACCAGCAGTATGAAGCGGAGCAAAAAGCGGCAGTAGTGATTGATGAGTATTCTCTTGAGGCAAGCTGA